The genome window CACCGCATAATCCCTACGAAGTCAATTTGGATAATCAATTTCAGCAGCCAAGCCTTCAGCACTGGCTGGGGACGGATATGTTTGGCAGAGATGTGTTCTCCCGAATCATGTACGGATCTCAAATTTCCCTCTTGATTGGGATCGTACCGAGTCTGATCACGATGTCGATCGGGATTGTTTTGGGTATCATCGCAGGATACTTTGGGCGCAGAACCGATTTTATCATCATGACGATCTCGGATATGGTCCTTTCCTTTCCGTCTCTTCTGCTGGCGATGGTCGTCATGTATACGCTTGGCGCCAGTCTGTTGAATATCTTTATCGCTCTGAGTATTGTGGGCTGGGCAGGGACGGCCAGGGTCGTGCGCGCACAAACACTCTCGCTGAAAAACAAGGAGTTCGTAGAAGCAGCAAAGGCAGTGGGGGTCAAGCCGTATGTCATCATGCTTCGGCATATTTTGCCAAACTGCATCCCGCAGCTGCTCGTTCTGTTCACCTTGGAAATCCCAGGCTCCATACTGTCAGAGGCGAGCTTGAGCTTTTTGGGAGTAGGTGCACAGCCTCCTGCCTCAAGCTGGGGGCTCATGGTCTCAAACGGGAAAGAATTTTTATTTAATGCCCCTTGGGTAGCGATCGCGCCGGGCGTCGCTATTCTGGTGATTGTCTTGGCATTCAATTTCTTGGGAGACGGTTTGCGCGATGCACTGGATCCGTATTTGAAGCAATGAGGGGGGAGAGCGCCGTGAGTGATACCATTTTGGAGATCAACAACCTGAAAACCTACTTTTACACGGATAAAGGAGTCATTCCTGCAGTTGATGACGTCAGCCTGAAAGTGAAAAAAGGGCAAATCGTTGGCATTGTTGGAGAGTCGGGATGTGGGAAGAGCATGACGTCCTTATCGATCATGCAGCTGATCTCACCGCCAGGAAAGATTGCAGGGGGAGAGGTCCTGTTTGATCAAAAGAATTTGGTAGGGATCTCCAAGCAAGAAATGCGTTCGATCCGAGGGAATGACATCTCGATGATTTTCCAGGAGCCGATGACTTCCCTCAATCCTGTCTACACTGTGGGGAAACAGGTCGCAGAGACGCTGCTGCTGCACAATGAAAGCATGTCCAAAGCGGAAGCCAAACAAAAAGTAATCGAAATGTTTGCGATGGTCGGAATTCCCGAGCCTGAAAAAAGATACCATGTTTTTCCTCACCAATTGTCGGGTGGATTACGGCAACGAGTGATGATCGCGATGGCACTCATCTGTCGGTCCAAGCTGCTAATCGC of Brevibacillus choshinensis contains these proteins:
- a CDS encoding ABC transporter permease; the encoded protein is MNLARNLMLKKEVIEASDELVKETFWQDVFRSLRKDRMAVTGGIIILLFLLMAILAPLIAPHNPYEVNLDNQFQQPSLQHWLGTDMFGRDVFSRIMYGSQISLLIGIVPSLITMSIGIVLGIIAGYFGRRTDFIIMTISDMVLSFPSLLLAMVVMYTLGASLLNIFIALSIVGWAGTARVVRAQTLSLKNKEFVEAAKAVGVKPYVIMLRHILPNCIPQLLVLFTLEIPGSILSEASLSFLGVGAQPPASSWGLMVSNGKEFLFNAPWVAIAPGVAILVIVLAFNFLGDGLRDALDPYLKQ
- a CDS encoding ABC transporter ATP-binding protein; this translates as MSDTILEINNLKTYFYTDKGVIPAVDDVSLKVKKGQIVGIVGESGCGKSMTSLSIMQLISPPGKIAGGEVLFDQKNLVGISKQEMRSIRGNDISMIFQEPMTSLNPVYTVGKQVAETLLLHNESMSKAEAKQKVIEMFAMVGIPEPEKRYHVFPHQLSGGLRQRVMIAMALICRSKLLIADEPTTALDVTIEAQILRLMKTLQAEIDTSIIMITHNLGIVAEMCDYVYVMYAGKIMEQADVFELFDHPKHPYTEGLLKSIPRRDIQQNKSKGLYSIEGMVPNMLQLPRGCRFHPRCEYAVDACREIEPQLVDVGDGHLVRCVKYNQ